A region of the Methylobacterium nodulans ORS 2060 genome:
AGGTAGGGCGCATGCGACCGGGAGACAGCGGGGATCCGCCGGCGGAGGGCCGGACCGTCGATCGGCCCCAACCCACACCAGATCGTCCCCAATCTCAAGGCATCATCGGTGGTGCGGCAACGGTAGGGCGATTCTGTCACTTCCGCGGTACAGTCGCGGCGCCCCTCCTCCCGCCTTTGCCGCGCCGCTCACGCCTGATCGGGGTGCTCCGCGTCGATCGCGTCGAGACGCGCGATGAGCCGGCTCAGCGCCTCGGGCACCGGCTGATCGACCAACTCGGTGTAGAGCAGCCGCAGGTCATGCCCGAGTTTGGCGAGCAGCAGCGCATCCGCCAGCGACGAGGCCGTCGCGTGCGTCTGGCCGAAACTGGCCGCATGG
Encoded here:
- a CDS encoding NepR family anti-sigma factor, encoding MKVIPSNHAASFGQTHATASSLADALLLAKLGHDLRLLYTELVDQPVPEALSRLIARLDAIDAEHPDQA